DNA from Thermoleophilum album:
ATCGTGCCGCTCGAGTACCGCTCGCTCTGCTGCGCCACCACTTGCGCCGACACGGCACCGACTGGGCGCGTGAGCAGGTCTACCTCGAGCCGTTCCCCCGCGAACTCGGGCTGCATTCGCGAATCTGAGATTCCGCTAACCGCGCTTGAGCAGGCGCGCGACCGCCGCCATCATCTCCGTTGTGCGCTCGTCGGCGTCGCCCGGCCCTTTGCCGCCGACCACGCAGTGGCGAGCATGCTCATCGAGCAGCGAAAGCGCGACCCGATCGAGAGCGGCTTGGACGGCTGCGATCTGGGTCAGCACGTCGATGCAGTAACGCTCTTCCTCCACCATCCGTTGGATGCCTCGCACCTGGCCTTCGATGCGTCGTAGCCGTCCGAGGATCCGTTGCTTGTCCTCGCTGTAAGCAGGTTTCGTCATCGCTGCTAGGATACCCCCGATGGGTATGGGAGAGCACACCGACGAGGGCACCACTTCGGCTCACGTCGATCTCGCGCTCGAAGGGCTTCATTGCGCCTCGTGCGTGGCGCGCGTCGAACGCGCGCTCGCGCAGGTCGAAGGGGTGCGCGACGCGCGGGTGAACCTCGCGAGCGGCAAGGCGCGCGTAGAGCTCGCGGGAACCGACGCCGCCGCACACATCCCCGAGCTGGTCGAGGCGGTGCGCTCGGCGGGCTACGACGCCCGGCCGCTCACCGCCCATCCCGCGGGGAAACCGCCCCCGGGGGAGACGACACACACGCACGACGCTCACGCCGCCGGCTCACCGTCCGGTGCGCACCACGCGCACGATCACGGTTCCGCGAGCGCTCTCGGACGCCGCGCTGTGATCGCTGTGGCGCTAGCGCTCCCGGTGCTCGTGGTCTCGATGACGCCGGCCCTACAGTTCCGCTACTGGCAGTGGCTGGCGTTGGCGTTCGCCACTCCGGTCGTTTGGTGGTCGGCGTGGCCGATCCACAAGGCGGCGCTGCGAGCAGCACGCCACGGCGCGGCGAATATGGACACGCTGATCTCGCTAGGCGTGCTCGCTTCTTGGAGCTACTCGGTCGCCGCCGTGCTGTTCGGTAAAGCCGGTGAACCCGGTATGCACATGCACTTCGAGCTCCTGCCGCGAAGGTCGGGGGCGGGAGAAGAGGTGTACTTCGAGATCGCCGCAGTGGTCGCCGCGGCGACCATCGCCGGCCGCTGGGTCGAAGCTCGCGCGCGGGCGGCGGCCGGCAGCGCGGTGCGCAAACTGCTCGACCTCGCGCCGGCCGAGGCGACAGTTATCGGTGACGACGGCGAAGAGCGGCGCATACCCGCCGCGGAGCTCGCTGTCGGGCAGCTTTTCGTTGTCCGACCGGGGGAACGGATCGCTACCGACGGCGTCGTCGAAAGCGGGGAGGCGGCGGTCGACCTTTCGCTCGTAACCGGCGAGTCGGTGCCGGTCCCGGTCGCGCCCGGCGACCAGGTGGTTGCCGGCGCGATCGCGCTCGATGGGCGCCTCGTAGTGCGCGCGACACGGGTCGGCGACGAGACGACGTTGGCGCGCATCGCGCGTCTCGTCGAGGAGGCACAAACGGGCAAGGCGCGGGTCGAGCGGATCGCCGACCGAATCGCCGGCGTCTTCGTGCCAGCGGTGTTGGTGCTGGCCGCGATCACCTTCGTGGCCTGGCTGGCCAGCGGCGAGTCTTTCGCCTTCGCGCTGACGGCGGCGGTGGCGGTGCTGGTCGTCGCTTGCCCTTGCGCACTCGGTCTCGCCACACCAACCGCCGTCGTCGCCGCGACCGGCCGCGGGGCAGAGCTCGGAATCCTGATCAAAGGACCGGAGGTTCTCGAGCGCGCGCACGACCTCCGGCGCGTGCTGCTCGACAAAACCGGCACGGTGACACGCGGCGAGATGCAGCTGGTCTCGCTGACGGCGTTCAACGGCTTCGACGAGGAGCGGGCACTGGCGCTGGCTGGTGCGCTCGAGCAACCCTCGGAGCATCCGATCGCGCGCGCGATCGCGGACGCTGCGCGCGAGCGTGTGGGGAAGTTGCCGCCGCTTTCTGACTTCCGCGCACTGCCGGGTCGGGGCGTGGAGGGGCGCAGCGGCGACCACCGACTGATCGTGGCTCGCCCGTCGCTGCTCAGCGAACGGGGGGTGGTCGTTCCAGAGCCGGTGCGACGGGTCGTCGCGGAGGAAGCGGAACGCGGGCGAACGGCGGTCGTTCTGGCCGTGGACGGTCGCGCCGTCGCCGTGTTCGCGGTGTCTGACGAACCACGGCCGGAGGCAGGGGCAGCCGTCGCCGAGCTGCGCGAGCAGGGACTCGAGCCGGTGCTCTTGACTGGCGACGAGGAACGCGTGGCGCGCGCGGTGGCCCGGCGCGTAGGCATTGAAGCGGTAATCGCCGGCGTGCTCCCGGAGCAAAAAGCAGCGGTCGTCGAGCAGCTCAAAGCTCAGGGCGTGCGTGTGGCAATGGTCGGTGACGGCATCAACGACGCGGCGGCGCTGGCGAGCGCGGACATCGGCATTGCGCTGGGCAGCGGCACCGACGTGGCGATCGAGGCTTCGGACATCACGATCCTTGGCCACGATTTGCGCCTGGTCCCTCGCGCGATCGCCCTGGCTCGCGCCGCGCTGCGGACGATCCGCCAGAACCTCGGCTGGGCGTTCGTCTACAACATCGTGGCGCTGCCGGTGGCGGCACTCGGGCTTCTGAACCCCGCTATCGCCGGCGTGGCGATGGCGCTTTCAAGCATCTCGGTGGTCGCCAACTCGCTGCGGCTGCGTCGCTTCGGCGCGTCGCCCCTTGGTTCTCCAAGCGCGCCACCGAGCAATACCCCGAGCGCGCCGGCCTAGCTCTGCCTGCTCGCGCTCGTTGCGTTAGCTTGCAGGCGCTTCCCGAGCGAACAATGACGCGTACACGCAACCCCGCAGACCCCCTGCTCACTCTCCGCCATGCGGTCGCGGAGGCCTCGCGCACGCTGGCGCGGGACGGTCTCGTGACCCGAACGCAGGGCAACGTCAGCGCGCGTCAAGACCAGCTCGTGGCAATTACCCCGGGCGGTGCGAGCCTCGGCGAGCTACGCGCCGGACAGGTGACGATCGTCGACCTCGACGGCAAGCCGGTTGCCGGGCGCCTCGAGCCGTCCTCCGAGTTGCCGCTCCATCTCGCCCTCTACCGCGACCACGAGATCGGCGCGGTCGTCCACACCCACTCGCCTGCGGCGACCGCGGTCGCGTGCGTGGTTGAGGGCGAACTGCCTTGCATTCACTACGAGATGGCGCTCCTCGGAGGCTCGGTGAGGGTCGCTCCCTACCGCCGGTTCGGCAGCGCGGAGTTGGCTGAAGTTGCGAGTGCCGCGCTGCGCGACCGTCGTGCGGCGCTGCTCGCCAACCACGGTGCGATCGCGGTCGG
Protein-coding regions in this window:
- a CDS encoding metal-sensitive transcriptional regulator; the protein is MTKPAYSEDKQRILGRLRRIEGQVRGIQRMVEEERYCIDVLTQIAAVQAALDRVALSLLDEHARHCVVGGKGPGDADERTTEMMAAVARLLKRG
- a CDS encoding heavy metal translocating P-type ATPase, which translates into the protein MGMGEHTDEGTTSAHVDLALEGLHCASCVARVERALAQVEGVRDARVNLASGKARVELAGTDAAAHIPELVEAVRSAGYDARPLTAHPAGKPPPGETTHTHDAHAAGSPSGAHHAHDHGSASALGRRAVIAVALALPVLVVSMTPALQFRYWQWLALAFATPVVWWSAWPIHKAALRAARHGAANMDTLISLGVLASWSYSVAAVLFGKAGEPGMHMHFELLPRRSGAGEEVYFEIAAVVAAATIAGRWVEARARAAAGSAVRKLLDLAPAEATVIGDDGEERRIPAAELAVGQLFVVRPGERIATDGVVESGEAAVDLSLVTGESVPVPVAPGDQVVAGAIALDGRLVVRATRVGDETTLARIARLVEEAQTGKARVERIADRIAGVFVPAVLVLAAITFVAWLASGESFAFALTAAVAVLVVACPCALGLATPTAVVAATGRGAELGILIKGPEVLERAHDLRRVLLDKTGTVTRGEMQLVSLTAFNGFDEERALALAGALEQPSEHPIARAIADAARERVGKLPPLSDFRALPGRGVEGRSGDHRLIVARPSLLSERGVVVPEPVRRVVAEEAERGRTAVVLAVDGRAVAVFAVSDEPRPEAGAAVAELREQGLEPVLLTGDEERVARAVARRVGIEAVIAGVLPEQKAAVVEQLKAQGVRVAMVGDGINDAAALASADIGIALGSGTDVAIEASDITILGHDLRLVPRAIALARAALRTIRQNLGWAFVYNIVALPVAALGLLNPAIAGVAMALSSISVVANSLRLRRFGASPLGSPSAPPSNTPSAPA
- a CDS encoding class II aldolase/adducin family protein is translated as MTRTRNPADPLLTLRHAVAEASRTLARDGLVTRTQGNVSARQDQLVAITPGGASLGELRAGQVTIVDLDGKPVAGRLEPSSELPLHLALYRDHEIGAVVHTHSPAATAVACVVEGELPCIHYEMALLGGSVRVAPYRRFGSAELAEVASAALRDRRAALLANHGAIAVGATLEEAAATARMLEWLCQVFLLASAAGSPRALDAQALAEVRSEFARRGYVS